A region from the Halanaeroarchaeum sulfurireducens genome encodes:
- a CDS encoding helix-turn-helix domain-containing protein gives MSASDHPPSDLKSVRERLNVVTQETRFALLQDILGHPSELPTVKELDYVNPSKSQTTIRQHLQQLVDTGIVEEVLLPEDRRQNDLPYKFYGISESGRQFLEEHKLLRAQDTLREIYARVDKTDDVKRYETAPRPER, from the coding sequence ATGAGTGCGTCCGATCACCCGCCAAGCGACCTGAAGTCCGTTCGGGAGCGGCTCAACGTCGTCACCCAGGAGACGCGATTCGCGCTCCTCCAGGACATCCTCGGGCATCCGTCGGAATTACCGACGGTGAAGGAACTCGACTACGTCAACCCGAGCAAGAGCCAGACGACGATTCGCCAGCACCTCCAGCAGCTCGTCGACACCGGTATTGTCGAGGAAGTACTCCTGCCGGAGGATCGCCGGCAGAACGACCTGCCGTACAAGTTCTATGGGATCAGTGAGAGTGGTCGGCAGTTCCTTGAGGAGCACAAGCTCCTCCGGGCACAAGACACGCTTCGCGAGATCTACGCGCGGGTTGATAAGACCGACGACGTCAAACGGTACGAAACTGCCCCGCGACCCGAGCGCTAA